A stretch of the Pelmatolapia mariae isolate MD_Pm_ZW linkage group LG23, Pm_UMD_F_2, whole genome shotgun sequence genome encodes the following:
- the LOC134620483 gene encoding L-threonine 3-dehydrogenase, mitochondrial-like isoform X3, with protein MMPVVQLLRAALKHAGNRPPRCVMQTTSAVHGVRTHASSCTDGDKPKVLITGGLGQLGVGLAKSLRRRFGKFNVILSDIRKPPNHVYNNGPFIFSDILDYKNLREIVVNNNISWLVHYSAVLSAVGEHNVALAKEVNITGFHNILDIATEHGLRVFVPSTIGAFGPSSPKDPTPDLCVQRPRTIYGVSKVHAELMGEYYHQRYGLDFRCLRYPGIISADSQPGGGTTDYGVQIFHAAVKSGHFECNLRSDTRLPMMYIDDCIRATMEFLEAPDDALVSRTYNINAMSFTPQDLTREIQKVLSDFKVTYNVDPVRQAIADGWPKALEDSAARQDWGWKHEYNLPEMVQTMLTHITLDDLGSF; from the exons ATGATGCCGGTGGTTCAGTTGCTGAGAGCTGCATTGAAGCATGCTGGGAACAGGCCCCCACGCTGTGTTATGCAGACGACCTCTGCAGTACATGGCGTCAGAACACATGCTTCATCCTGCACTGATGGTGACAAACCCAAAGTCCTCATTACTG GAGGACTTGGACAGCTGGGGGTGGGGCTTGCTAAGTCATTAAG GAGGAGATTTGGAAAATTCAATGTGATCCTGTCTGACATCCGGAAACCCCCCAACCACGTCTACAATAACG GTCCATTCATCTTCTCTGACATTCTGGACTATAAGAACCTCAGGGAGATCGTGGTCAACAATAACATCAGCTGGCTGGTTCACTACTCAGCTGTGCTGTCCGCTGTGGGGGAGCACAACGTGGCCCTGGCTAAAGAGGTCAACATCACAG GTTTCCATAACATATTAGATATAGCCACCGAACATGGTCTGCGTGTGTTTGTCCCCAGCACAATCGGTGCCTTCGGTCCATCCTCCCCTAAAGACCCCACTCCTGATCTGTGTGTGCAGAGGCCACGCACTATTTACGGTGTATCCAAGGTCCACGCGGAGCTGATGGGTGAG TACTACCACCAAAGGTATGGGCTGGATTTCCGCTGTCTCAGGTATCCAGGCATCATCTCGGCTGACTCCCAGCCTGGAGGAGGAACCACAG ACTACGGCGTCCAGATCTTTCACGCAGCTGTGAAGAGCGGTCACTTTGAGTGCAACCTGCGCAGCGACACACGGCTGCCTATGATGTACATCG ATGACTGTATCAGGGCCACTATGGAATTCCTGGAGGCTCCAGACGACGCGCTCGTCAGCCGCACCTACAACATCAACGCCATGAGCTTCACGCCACAGGACCTCACCCGAGAGATCCAGAAAGTCCTGTCTGACTTCAAGGTTACCTATAATGTGGATCCTGTCCGGCAGGCGATCG CCGACGGCTGGCCAAAAGCACTGGAGGACAGCGCAGCGAGACAGGACTGGGGCTGGAAGCACGAGTACAACCTGCCGGAGATGGTGCAGACCATGCTGACTCACATTACTCTGG ATGACCTTGGATCTTTCTAG
- the LOC134620483 gene encoding L-threonine 3-dehydrogenase, mitochondrial-like isoform X1 has product MMPVVQLLRAALKHAGNRPPRCVMQTTSAVHGVRTHASSCTDGDKPKVLITGGLGQLGVGLAKSLRRRFGKFNVILSDIRKPPNHVYNNGPFIFSDILDYKNLREIVVNNNISWLVHYSAVLSAVGEHNVALAKEVNITGFHNILDIATEHGLRVFVPSTIGAFGPSSPKDPTPDLCVQRPRTIYGVSKVHAELMGEYYHQRYGLDFRCLRYPGIISADSQPGGGTTDYGVQIFHAAVKSGHFECNLRSDTRLPMMYIDDCIRATMEFLEAPDDALVSRTYNINAMSFTPQDLTREIQKVLSDFKVTYNVDPVRQAIADGWPKALEDSAARQDWGWKHEYNLPEMVQTMLTHITLGPALRMRVDVLVGRNPWHFDMLPHLLALDKLPIATNSTLDRMGALIIASVRRECIVSTGNK; this is encoded by the exons ATGATGCCGGTGGTTCAGTTGCTGAGAGCTGCATTGAAGCATGCTGGGAACAGGCCCCCACGCTGTGTTATGCAGACGACCTCTGCAGTACATGGCGTCAGAACACATGCTTCATCCTGCACTGATGGTGACAAACCCAAAGTCCTCATTACTG GAGGACTTGGACAGCTGGGGGTGGGGCTTGCTAAGTCATTAAG GAGGAGATTTGGAAAATTCAATGTGATCCTGTCTGACATCCGGAAACCCCCCAACCACGTCTACAATAACG GTCCATTCATCTTCTCTGACATTCTGGACTATAAGAACCTCAGGGAGATCGTGGTCAACAATAACATCAGCTGGCTGGTTCACTACTCAGCTGTGCTGTCCGCTGTGGGGGAGCACAACGTGGCCCTGGCTAAAGAGGTCAACATCACAG GTTTCCATAACATATTAGATATAGCCACCGAACATGGTCTGCGTGTGTTTGTCCCCAGCACAATCGGTGCCTTCGGTCCATCCTCCCCTAAAGACCCCACTCCTGATCTGTGTGTGCAGAGGCCACGCACTATTTACGGTGTATCCAAGGTCCACGCGGAGCTGATGGGTGAG TACTACCACCAAAGGTATGGGCTGGATTTCCGCTGTCTCAGGTATCCAGGCATCATCTCGGCTGACTCCCAGCCTGGAGGAGGAACCACAG ACTACGGCGTCCAGATCTTTCACGCAGCTGTGAAGAGCGGTCACTTTGAGTGCAACCTGCGCAGCGACACACGGCTGCCTATGATGTACATCG ATGACTGTATCAGGGCCACTATGGAATTCCTGGAGGCTCCAGACGACGCGCTCGTCAGCCGCACCTACAACATCAACGCCATGAGCTTCACGCCACAGGACCTCACCCGAGAGATCCAGAAAGTCCTGTCTGACTTCAAGGTTACCTATAATGTGGATCCTGTCCGGCAGGCGATCG CCGACGGCTGGCCAAAAGCACTGGAGGACAGCGCAGCGAGACAGGACTGGGGCTGGAAGCACGAGTACAACCTGCCGGAGATGGTGCAGACCATGCTGACTCACATTACTCTGG GGCCTGCTCTCCGTATGCGGGTTGATGTTTTAGTGGGGAGAAATCCCTGGCACTTTGACATGCTCCCACATCTTTTAGCCCTTGATAAGTTACCCATAGCCACAAATTCAACCCTCGACAGGATGGGTGCACTGATCATTGCTTCAGTTAGAAGGGAGTGCATTGTTAGCACCGGTAATAAGTAA
- the LOC134620483 gene encoding L-threonine 3-dehydrogenase, mitochondrial-like isoform X2: protein MMPVVQLLRAALKHAGNRPPRCVMQTTSAVHGVRTHASSCTDGDKPKVLITGGLGQLGVGLAKSLRRRFGKFNVILSDIRKPPNHVYNNGPFIFSDILDYKNLREIVVNNNISWLVHYSAVLSAVGEHNVALAKEVNITGFHNILDIATEHGLRVFVPSTIGAFGPSSPKDPTPDLCVQRPRTIYGVSKVHAELMGEYYHQRYGLDFRCLRYPGIISADSQPGGGTTDYGVQIFHAAVKSGHFECNLRSDTRLPMMYIDDCIRATMEFLEAPDDALVSRTYNINAMSFTPQDLTREIQKVLSDFKVTYNVDPVRQAIADGWPKALEDSAARQDWGWKHEYNLPEMVQTMLTHITLGNKLARAF from the exons ATGATGCCGGTGGTTCAGTTGCTGAGAGCTGCATTGAAGCATGCTGGGAACAGGCCCCCACGCTGTGTTATGCAGACGACCTCTGCAGTACATGGCGTCAGAACACATGCTTCATCCTGCACTGATGGTGACAAACCCAAAGTCCTCATTACTG GAGGACTTGGACAGCTGGGGGTGGGGCTTGCTAAGTCATTAAG GAGGAGATTTGGAAAATTCAATGTGATCCTGTCTGACATCCGGAAACCCCCCAACCACGTCTACAATAACG GTCCATTCATCTTCTCTGACATTCTGGACTATAAGAACCTCAGGGAGATCGTGGTCAACAATAACATCAGCTGGCTGGTTCACTACTCAGCTGTGCTGTCCGCTGTGGGGGAGCACAACGTGGCCCTGGCTAAAGAGGTCAACATCACAG GTTTCCATAACATATTAGATATAGCCACCGAACATGGTCTGCGTGTGTTTGTCCCCAGCACAATCGGTGCCTTCGGTCCATCCTCCCCTAAAGACCCCACTCCTGATCTGTGTGTGCAGAGGCCACGCACTATTTACGGTGTATCCAAGGTCCACGCGGAGCTGATGGGTGAG TACTACCACCAAAGGTATGGGCTGGATTTCCGCTGTCTCAGGTATCCAGGCATCATCTCGGCTGACTCCCAGCCTGGAGGAGGAACCACAG ACTACGGCGTCCAGATCTTTCACGCAGCTGTGAAGAGCGGTCACTTTGAGTGCAACCTGCGCAGCGACACACGGCTGCCTATGATGTACATCG ATGACTGTATCAGGGCCACTATGGAATTCCTGGAGGCTCCAGACGACGCGCTCGTCAGCCGCACCTACAACATCAACGCCATGAGCTTCACGCCACAGGACCTCACCCGAGAGATCCAGAAAGTCCTGTCTGACTTCAAGGTTACCTATAATGTGGATCCTGTCCGGCAGGCGATCG CCGACGGCTGGCCAAAAGCACTGGAGGACAGCGCAGCGAGACAGGACTGGGGCTGGAAGCACGAGTACAACCTGCCGGAGATGGTGCAGACCATGCTGACTCACATTACTCTGGGTAACAAGCTAGCGCGCGCcttctga